A part of Girardinichthys multiradiatus isolate DD_20200921_A chromosome 12, DD_fGirMul_XY1, whole genome shotgun sequence genomic DNA contains:
- the lysmd3 gene encoding lysM and putative peptidoglycan-binding domain-containing protein 3 translates to MSSRSQHYGFQSATMVQPAKGGHAYLFGTNGSENDLSEDDGESYELRPRGKERLRNSTSKERLDDIIYLSRDIQEGDTLNSIALQYHCTVADIKRANNLLAEQDFFALRSIKIPVRRFSVLTETHIGGPPKPASPTGARRVPQILPAVPLPTESSTDSSSSSDSVEGFLLEKDKDIEQLVKSTGPSRSSLSEVVSSLTLQQQQPLLGEVEYNPVQRKDPYYGADWGMRWWTAVAIMLFVGIVTPVFYLLYYEVLVKSDVSHHGVPTQTYGDGQHEQLKGKTLDYPGEDGHPGEGHKHAVKAEPQRDGVEKAAAAEESLLKKT, encoded by the exons ATGTCCAGTAGAAGTCAACACTATGGGTTCCAGTCAGCCACCATGGTGCAGCCTGCCAAAGGCGGCCATGCCTACCTGTTTGGAACCAACGGCTCAGAGAACGACCTGTCAGAGGACGATGGAGAAAGCTATGAGCTACGGCCACGTGGTAAAGAGAGGCTGCGGAACAGCACCTCCAAGGAGCGACTGGATGATATTATCTACCTTAGCAGAGACATCCAGGAGGGGGACACCCTGAACAGCATTGCCCTGCAATATCATTGCACA GTGGCTGACATTAAACGAGCCAACAACCTCCTGGCAGAACAGGACTTCTTCGCTCTACGCTCAATTAAGATTCCTGTGAGGCGCTTCAGTGTCCTCACAGAGACTCACATCGGCGGTCCTCCCAAACCTGCCTCACCCACTGGGGCCAGACGGGTGCCCCAGATTTTACCCGCAGTGCCTCTCCCCACAGAGTCCTCCACAGACTCTAGTTCTTCTTCTGACAGCGTTGAAGGATTCCTCCTAGAGAAGGACAAGGACATTGAGCAGCTGGTGAAATCCACAGGACCGTCTCGGAGCAGCCTCAGCGAGGTTGTGTCATCCTTGacattgcagcagcagcagccgctGCTGGGAGAAGTAGAGTATAACCCAGTACAGAGAAAGGACCCCTATTATGGAGCAGACTGGGGCATGAGATGGTGGACTGCTGTGGCCATTATGCTGTTTGTCGGCATCGTCACACCTGTGTTTTATCTGCTTTACTACGAGGTTCTTGTAAAATCTGATGTTAGCCATCATGGCGTTCCCACCCAGACCTACGGCGATGGGCAACACGAACAGTTAAAAGGTAAAACCTTGGACTATCCTGGAGAGGACGGCCATCCTGGGGAGGGACATAAACATGCAGTCAAAGCAGAACCGCAGAGAGACGGTGTGGaaaaagctgcagctgctgaagagtcattgttaaaaaaaacatag
- the polr3g gene encoding DNA-directed RNA polymerase III subunit RPC7, whose amino-acid sequence MAGKGRGVAAFTFNIEALGIGRGSMPEARVGPSPLYPNTDFKPVPLKVGEDEDYMLALKQEMRGTMQRLPHNIKVQSNRAEVEKYTERYLKQSQMEDEGWTPDWNLFPKELKPRTKKPRTKGTKNKKTVKVSSKEAVDVLSKLDVLAKNDDGNAEKSDDEAEKKTGNEDEEIEEEEYEEEDLEEDNDYIESYFDNGEDFAADSDDNMDGEATY is encoded by the exons ATGGCAGGCAAAGGCCGTGGGGTGGCTGCCTTTACCTTCAACATAGAGGCTCTGGGCATCGGCAGAGGTAGCATGCCAGAAGCCAGGGTGGGGCCCAGCCCACTGTATCCA AACACTGATTTTAAACCAGTTCCACTGAAAGTTGGTGAAGATGAAGACTACATGCTGGCCCTGAAGCAGGAAATGAGAGGGACCATGCAGCGGCTGCCTCACAATATCAAAGTTCAGTCGAACAGAGCAG AAGTGGAAAAATACACAGAGAGATACCTGAAGCAGAGCCAGATGGAAGATGAGGGATGGACTCCAG ACTGGAACCTTTTTCCAAAAGAACTGAAGCCTCGAACTAAAAAACCTCGAACTAAAG GAACAAAGAATAAGAAGACTGTGAAAGTTTCGAGCAAAGAGGCGGTGGATGTTCTGAGCAAACTAGAT GTACTGGCAAAGAACGATGATGGAAACGCTGAAAAGTCAGACGATGAGGCAgagaagaaaacaggaaatgagGATGAAGAAATAGAAGAGGAAGAGTATGAGGAAGAAGACCTTGAAGAG gACAACGACTATATTGAAAGTTATTTCGATAATGGTGAAGATTTCGCTGCTGACAGTGATGACAACATGGATGGTGAAGCAACATATTGA